The Candidatus Dependentiae bacterium genomic sequence TTGTTCCAATAATAAAAAGTGATAATAAGAATATTTTTTTCACCGATATTCCTTTTACAAACAAAAATTTATTCTATAAAGTTTGTTCTAACCAACATGTTAATTTAAACATTAAATAATTGAAAGTTTTTTTTGTGGCACAATTTAAAAATTATTAATATCAAGAAAAAATCATGAATAAAAAAATAATATGTCACGATATAAATGGAAACAAAATAGAAATTGATTCAAATAAACTTACCTTTCGACCATCTGTTTATGGTGTATTAATTGATAATAATAAAATACTATTATCAAAACAATTTGATGGCTATGATTTTCCCGGCGGAAAAATTGAAATATATGAAACAATAGACCAAGCCTTAAAACGCGAATTTTTTGAGGAAACAGGGATAATTGTAGAACCAATAAAGCCTTTACTATGTGAAACTTCATTTTTTCATCAAACAAACGCAAAAGAAAATAAATACAGAAATTGTCCATTAATTTATTTTTTAGTAAAAAAAATAAGTGGAAATATTTCTACAAAAAATTTATCTAAAACGGAATTAGATTATGTGAACGAAGCCGAATGGATAGATGTTAACAAAATTAATGACTTAAAAATTTATACTCCTATTGATAGTGTACATTTAATAAAATTAGCTTTAAGATAGAATCTTTAAAATTTTTTAATGTTATGAATCAATAAATGAATTTAATATGAATAAATTAGAATATTTAAAATCAGTAAAACCAAATTTTATAAAAGCTTTAATCGCATATGCTTTTTACGTATTATCATTTGAATTAAAATGTTATTTTTTGAATACTCCATTTAATTATTCCATTTTACCACCACAAATTTTTCATTACACAATAACTTATGGAATAATTATTGGAATTATTATTAGCCCGTTATTATTTAAAAAAAATTAAAAAGAAAGATTTGCAAATATGCAACAATACAGAATTGCAGCCGGTGGAATAATTTTAAAAGATAACAAAATTTTACTGGTCAGATATGAAAACCTAAATGAAAATACTGTTTTTGTTGGCCCAGGTGGTGCTGCAAACATTAATGAATCACTTGAAGATGCATTAATTAGAGAAGTATTTGAGGAAACAGGAGTTAATGTAAAAGTAGAAAAATTATTATACGTTGAAGATCTTCTTTCCAGCAAGCATCGTTTACTAAAATTATGGTTTTTGTGCAATTTTATTGGTGGCAATATAACAAAGACTCAAGATGCTATAAACGAGGGCATCACAGAGGTAAATTGGTATTCTCAAGAAGAATTAAAAAATAAAATTGTTTATCCAAACCTATTATTAATCACAGATTGGCAAGATTTTTTAAAAAACGACCAAAAAATTGACTATTCTTCACTCAAAAAAGCTGCTTTTTAATTTCTTGAAATAAACGCAAATAATTCACAAGAAACCCATTTGTTTAATCAAAATATATTGGCATAATTAAAATAGAATTTATATGTATTTTAATGAGGTTATTTTATGAATAAAAAAATATTTAAGATATTTCTATCTTTTTCACTAATTTTCAATATTTTCGCAAACAATGGAACAGCACAATTATTAAGCGAAGAAAAAAACAATTTACCGAG encodes the following:
- a CDS encoding NUDIX domain-containing protein, with amino-acid sequence MNKKIICHDINGNKIEIDSNKLTFRPSVYGVLIDNNKILLSKQFDGYDFPGGKIEIYETIDQALKREFFEETGIIVEPIKPLLCETSFFHQTNAKENKYRNCPLIYFLVKKISGNISTKNLSKTELDYVNEAEWIDVNKINDLKIYTPIDSVHLIKLALR
- a CDS encoding NUDIX hydrolase, which gives rise to MQQYRIAAGGIILKDNKILLVRYENLNENTVFVGPGGAANINESLEDALIREVFEETGVNVKVEKLLYVEDLLSSKHRLLKLWFLCNFIGGNITKTQDAINEGITEVNWYSQEELKNKIVYPNLLLITDWQDFLKNDQKIDYSSLKKAAF